Genomic DNA from Gimesia aquarii:
AACCGGAGTCTGATATGAAACGCTATATAATCTCTTTACTATCCGCAAATCGTGTCGGAATTATGGCAGCTGTGACAACCGCCATGGACGAATTGGGCGCAAATCTTCATGAAGCAAGCATTGCTATGATTCAGAATTTTTTCTCAATAGTGATCGCTGCCGATTTTCCTGAACAGCGTGATCCCACTTTGATTCAAGAGCATATCGAAGGAATCTGTAATGCCTTTCATGTAGATGTATGCGTCAAGGATCCGGATGTGGAAATTCCCACTATTCTTTCGCCGAGAGAGTGTGACAAGTATTTACTCGCTATTTCTGGAAGTAATCGTTCGGGCATTCTCAGAATTATCTCTTCACAACTCGGACAAGATGGCGTTGATATTCTGGACCTCTCGGCAACCAGCTCTGAAGATGGACAAACCTTTGAAATGATGATTAAAATTGCTGTCCCCAAATCTTTAGATATCATGAATCTGCAAATCGCACTGGAAAATATCTGCAGTA
This window encodes:
- a CDS encoding glycine cleavage system protein R is translated as MKRYIISLLSANRVGIMAAVTTAMDELGANLHEASIAMIQNFFSIVIAADFPEQRDPTLIQEHIEGICNAFHVDVCVKDPDVEIPTILSPRECDKYLLAISGSNRSGILRIISSQLGQDGVDILDLSATSSEDGQTFEMMIKIAVPKSLDIMNLQIALENICSNLNISVDFISESDSAIISSQSQTRMFKL